Proteins co-encoded in one Deinococcus aerius genomic window:
- a CDS encoding PcfJ domain-containing protein, with amino-acid sequence MSEQATPAPKPQHELDVLYARLAERNAHLFPGRLQVPRAARTCVKGPAALEREIQAFERFRRRHEGRRRVLWTVLDACSPSEPEWEGVVWIRHASGLKERVPIRQHPALQAAVPGTGQLADLNEAGTAIFEQFVRPRLTPEQVRSALKVGYGRTCVHRMTALRDHPFTPGVREFYELRTEYSVSALTPRTGQHAPAKYCRFTCTQTTTRVQRRGRDLLLIQGGQVRNVKYGRFDPAGLTPEVCRGLQALAWELARETCCAGELAQLREAFAPEDQPRTTERLGPFLFAVQHPDYLNVPALIEHVQLSARREYRAWLRRRPGATTLLRELCGSLPRGVRPLLARLDVLTLAASLHRSGMRSPDLKAQVLNAYAPALREHRCGPPFDARWYVELAGGEQQAARRLIRTFREGHAVSGLALLLGDTERLWQDVQAAQPGYRPGRDQLDPLALHDHLARLHTRIRTENRPIPSGTDGRLSHLDADLPHAARGTLHFRRARETHDLIHVSETLHNCVSSYAGAAIRGEVVIVVARDGRGTPVYCLEVRGRAVHQFKRDRNQGLRDQTDLAAAFGYLRQARLGIRTHDLASLCHHPGLPQAAVSIPEPEPDDLPF; translated from the coding sequence ATGTCCGAACAGGCCACGCCTGCCCCCAAGCCGCAACACGAACTGGACGTGCTGTACGCCCGGCTCGCCGAGCGCAACGCCCACCTGTTTCCCGGACGGCTCCAGGTGCCCCGCGCCGCCCGCACGTGCGTCAAGGGTCCCGCCGCGCTGGAGCGCGAGATCCAGGCTTTTGAACGTTTCCGGCGGCGGCACGAGGGCCGAAGGCGGGTGCTGTGGACCGTGCTGGACGCCTGCTCCCCCAGCGAGCCCGAGTGGGAGGGCGTCGTCTGGATTCGGCACGCCAGCGGGCTGAAGGAGCGGGTGCCCATTCGTCAGCATCCCGCGTTGCAGGCGGCCGTCCCGGGGACCGGTCAGCTCGCCGACCTGAACGAGGCGGGGACGGCGATCTTCGAGCAGTTCGTCCGGCCGCGCCTGACGCCCGAGCAGGTCCGGAGCGCGTTGAAAGTCGGCTACGGCCGCACCTGTGTTCACCGGATGACGGCCCTGCGGGACCACCCCTTCACGCCCGGCGTCCGGGAGTTCTACGAACTGCGCACCGAGTACTCGGTCAGTGCCCTCACGCCCCGCACCGGGCAGCACGCTCCGGCGAAGTACTGCCGTTTCACCTGCACCCAGACCACCACGCGGGTACAGCGTCGGGGCCGGGACCTGCTGCTGATCCAGGGCGGACAGGTGCGGAACGTGAAGTACGGCCGCTTCGATCCGGCGGGCCTCACGCCGGAGGTGTGCCGGGGCCTCCAGGCGCTCGCGTGGGAACTGGCGCGGGAAACCTGTTGCGCCGGGGAACTCGCGCAACTCCGCGAGGCCTTCGCGCCGGAGGACCAGCCCCGCACCACCGAGCGGCTGGGTCCCTTCCTGTTCGCCGTGCAGCACCCGGACTACCTCAACGTGCCCGCGCTCATCGAGCATGTGCAGCTCAGCGCTAGGCGCGAGTACCGGGCGTGGTTGAGGCGCAGGCCCGGCGCGACCACCCTGCTGCGCGAACTGTGCGGTTCCCTCCCCCGCGGCGTCCGGCCGCTCCTCGCACGGCTGGACGTGCTCACCCTGGCCGCGTCCCTCCACCGCAGCGGCATGAGGTCCCCGGACCTCAAGGCCCAGGTCCTGAACGCCTACGCGCCCGCCCTGCGCGAGCACCGCTGCGGCCCACCTTTTGATGCCCGCTGGTACGTCGAACTCGCGGGCGGCGAGCAGCAGGCCGCCCGGCGGCTGATCCGCACCTTCCGGGAGGGGCACGCCGTCTCTGGCCTCGCGCTCCTGCTCGGCGACACGGAGCGCCTGTGGCAGGACGTTCAGGCCGCGCAGCCGGGTTACCGGCCCGGGCGAGACCAGCTCGACCCGCTGGCCCTGCACGACCACCTGGCCCGGCTGCATACCCGCATCCGGACCGAGAACCGGCCCATCCCCAGTGGCACGGACGGGCGGCTCTCTCACCTCGACGCCGACCTCCCTCACGCGGCCCGCGGCACGCTCCACTTCCGCCGGGCCCGGGAGACGCACGACCTCATCCACGTCAGCGAGACCCTCCACAACTGCGTGTCGAGTTACGCCGGGGCGGCCATCCGCGGCGAGGTCGTCATCGTCGTCGCCCGAGACGGGCGGGGGACGCCGGTGTACTGCCTCGAGGTGCGGGGACGTGCCGTCCACCAGTTCAAACGCGACCGGAATCAGGGCCTGAGGGATCAGACCGACCTCGCGGCGGCGTTCGGTTACCTCCGTCAGGCGCGCCTCGGCATCCGCACTCACGATCTTGCATCGCTGTGCCACCATCCCGGCCTGCCCCAGGCGGCCGTCTCCATCCCTGAACCCGAGCCGGACGACCTCCCCTTCTGA
- a CDS encoding ATP-grasp domain-containing protein → MTRPRLLVLGGRAGLIRACARLGVFVTAYSVEPGQAVLAPGQAGRVVEGESLSNAERIAYNLLRYDERSFDGVTTGYEEGIFSAAVLQALYGTARREVLATAVAFRDKREQKLRLGGCVEHAAIWLLPALHAAALPREARYPLVVKPADGVATAHTYVVHDDEELDEVARRVRDAGIDARGTFVVESFVDGEEWHVNGWTSGGRLQWFSASRYRAPLIRTKDGVVVSSVTLRPADHPDTFARLHEFTARALSGLDLSDGVFHLECFWRGDAFVFSECAARIGGGYVAETIRHMFGVDLYEVAVRLALGEHVAAPDVAQASASHGYLQLPAPDEPVTYVPTVADLLALPGVVEAEYDFRSGNVRPDVRRNSSARAGKVVVHADGERELEQALDAVLAYARSPHPVADV, encoded by the coding sequence GTGACGCGGCCCAGGCTGCTCGTGCTTGGAGGGCGCGCGGGCCTGATTCGGGCCTGCGCCCGGCTGGGCGTCTTCGTCACGGCCTACAGCGTCGAGCCAGGCCAGGCCGTGCTGGCGCCGGGCCAGGCCGGGCGCGTCGTGGAGGGCGAGAGCCTGTCGAACGCCGAACGCATCGCCTACAACCTGTTGCGCTACGACGAGCGCAGCTTCGATGGCGTGACGACCGGCTACGAGGAGGGCATCTTCAGCGCGGCAGTGCTCCAAGCCCTGTACGGCACCGCTCGGCGCGAGGTGCTCGCCACGGCGGTGGCATTCCGCGACAAGCGGGAGCAGAAGTTGCGCCTGGGCGGATGCGTCGAGCACGCGGCCATCTGGCTTCTGCCAGCCCTGCACGCAGCCGCCCTGCCCCGGGAGGCCCGGTACCCGCTGGTGGTCAAACCCGCTGACGGTGTGGCCACGGCCCACACCTACGTCGTGCACGATGACGAAGAGCTGGACGAGGTCGCGCGGCGCGTGCGCGACGCCGGCATCGACGCGCGCGGCACGTTCGTGGTGGAATCGTTCGTGGACGGCGAAGAGTGGCACGTCAACGGCTGGACCTCTGGGGGCCGGCTCCAGTGGTTTTCCGCCTCCCGTTACCGCGCGCCGCTGATCCGCACCAAGGACGGCGTCGTGGTCTCCAGCGTGACGCTGCGCCCGGCCGATCACCCGGACACCTTCGCGCGCCTGCACGAGTTCACGGCGCGCGCGCTGTCGGGCCTGGACCTGTCGGACGGGGTGTTCCACCTTGAGTGCTTCTGGCGCGGCGACGCGTTTGTCTTCAGCGAGTGCGCGGCCCGCATCGGCGGTGGCTACGTCGCCGAGACCATCCGCCACATGTTCGGCGTCGACCTGTATGAGGTGGCGGTGCGCCTGGCGTTGGGTGAACACGTCGCCGCACCGGACGTGGCCCAGGCGTCAGCGAGCCACGGCTACCTGCAGCTCCCGGCTCCGGACGAGCCCGTGACGTACGTTCCCACCGTTGCCGACCTGCTGGCCCTTCCCGGGGTGGTGGAGGCCGAATACGACTTTCGCAGCGGGAACGTGCGGCCCGACGTGCGCCGAAACTCCTCTGCCCGCGCGGGCAAAGTCGTGGTGCACGCGGACGGCGAGCGCGAACTCGAGCAGGCGCTTGACGCGGTCCTGGCGTACGCCCGGTCGCCGCACCCAGTCGCCGACGTTTGA